DNA from Mucilaginibacter mallensis:
TCAGCAATATATCACCGCTTTTAAGGACGAAGGTGAATACCTGGTACCTGCTGAGCAATTGGCCAAACTCATTGGTAAAACCCGCCCGGTTGTATGGATCTGGGGGCATGAGCACAAATTTTCCATATATGAAAAAGCACAGGTAAACGGCGGCATAACAGCCTATGGAAGATGTATAGGGCATGGCGGTATGCCTATTGAGCTGAATACATTTGAACGTAATAGCAACAGTCACGGCAACTCAAAACTGGTAATGGTTGATACGAGGCCACAACCGGGAAGCGATACCTATCCACTGGGATATAATGGATATACGGTTCTTACTTTACAAAACAACCAGTTGGAGATCGGTTATTTTGATGTAAATGGAAAGCTTTTTTCCGAATTATGGACGGCAGATACCACAACCGGGGATATTAAAGGATCAATTGATGTACCCGATTCAACAGCTTTAAAAACGGTTGACAATAAACCCTGGACTGACGCTGTGAAATAAATGAGGGCAAGAATAACTTAAAATAGTTTCTGTGCGAAAATATTGAGCACCTCCATCAAAATCAGGATGATAACGATCAGCTCAAGCCGGTAACTATTCCTGTATTGTAGCAGATCCCTGAAAAGTTCGTAGTTATCTTTTATAATATTTAATCCCTCCTGAATGTTCCTGAACCTTTCTTTAAGGTCGAAGGTGCGTTTCAGATCGTTGTGGATTTTATTAAGGTTCTCATCCTCCCAGGTTTCGGGAGGTGAATCGAATATATAAAGGTTTTCGGCGATACGGTTTTTTAACAAAAGTGTTCGGCCGATGTATTTTTTGAGACTGGTGCCCGATATATTTAAGCGACCGTTTGTTTCCAATATCTGGGTATGATAGTTTGTTTCTTCCATGAGTTTGGTGGTTTGCTCATGGTAATAATCAAGTGCTACGGATTGTGAAACATTCAGCATAATTAAACGCAACACTTCAATATCATGCCCGATGATCTCAATTGAGTTAAAACCTATCTTATTTCTTCCGGCATTTGTCAATATCTTAAATTCCTCTTCCAAACTCTGCTCAAATTTATTTTTGCAATAGGGCGATATCAGCCTTAAAAACTCTGAGATCTTAACCGCATCATAATTTAAAAAGCAAACTACGCCATATTTAAACACGTAGATATATTGCCCGTCGCCGGTAATATAAAACAACTCATCCGTATCGCTAAAATATAATTCCGACTTAAAAACAGACTTCAGCATTTTTATGTCAATGCCATCAGCCACCTGATATGATAAAACTTGTTGTAACATATTATTAGGTTGTAGTAATACCTCGCATTGTTACGCAATACTAATTGCAATAATAAATAAGCGGTATTACTATAAAGTTACGAAACCTATTCGTCACAAACGGTTAATACGGAATTTAATGTCCTATCCTGTTATTCAAATACCACTGTTTTGTTTTTGTAAACAAATACCCGGTCTTCAAACACAAGCTTTAGCGCTTTGGCTAATACGGCGGTTTCAATTTCTTTACCGGCCTGTACCATATCTGCAGCGGTAAAGGAATGGTTTACCGGGATGATCTGCTGCGCAATGATAGGGCCCTCATCCAGTTCATCTGAAACAAAATGCGCGGTTGCCCCTATCAGCTTAACACCACGCTCAAAAGCCTGCCTGTACGGGTTTGAACCGATGAATGCGGGCAAAAACGAATGATGTATATTAATGATGCGCATGGAAAACTTTGCAACTATTGCCGGGGAAAGTATGCGCATGAATTTCGCCAATACAATATAATCAGGGTTATATTGGTCAATTATCGCGGCTACCTTTTCCTCAAATTCAGGTTTGCTGATATTTTCATGCGAAACGGTGTAATATGGCATATCAAAACGCTCGCATATGCCTTGTAATATGGCATGGTTACCGATTACACATTGCACGGTAGCGCCAAAGGTGCCGAAATAATTACGGATCAATATATCAGCCAGGCAATGGTATTCCTTACTTACCATAACCACTACCTTTTTGCTGGGTTTGGGGTTTATGGATACAATTGCATCTGGCGGCAATACCTCTTTAATATAGTTTTCAAGCAATAGTTCATCCTTCCCATCATCAATATTAAGGCGCATAAAGAACATGTTTTCTACCTTGTCCACATGTTCGCGCATGGAAATAATATTAAGCTGATGTTTCGCCAGGATTGCTGAGATGGATGCAACCAGGCCAACCTGGTCTTTGCACTGAATAACTA
Protein-coding regions in this window:
- the purU gene encoding formyltetrahydrofolate deformylase, producing the protein MIIVIQCKDQVGLVASISAILAKHQLNIISMREHVDKVENMFFMRLNIDDGKDELLLENYIKEVLPPDAIVSINPKPSKKVVVMVSKEYHCLADILIRNYFGTFGATVQCVIGNHAILQGICERFDMPYYTVSHENISKPEFEEKVAAIIDQYNPDYIVLAKFMRILSPAIVAKFSMRIINIHHSFLPAFIGSNPYRQAFERGVKLIGATAHFVSDELDEGPIIAQQIIPVNHSFTAADMVQAGKEIETAVLAKALKLVFEDRVFVYKNKTVVFE
- a CDS encoding RMD1 family protein; translated protein: MLQQVLSYQVADGIDIKMLKSVFKSELYFSDTDELFYITGDGQYIYVFKYGVVCFLNYDAVKISEFLRLISPYCKNKFEQSLEEEFKILTNAGRNKIGFNSIEIIGHDIEVLRLIMLNVSQSVALDYYHEQTTKLMEETNYHTQILETNGRLNISGTSLKKYIGRTLLLKNRIAENLYIFDSPPETWEDENLNKIHNDLKRTFDLKERFRNIQEGLNIIKDNYELFRDLLQYRNSYRLELIVIILILMEVLNIFAQKLF